The sequence TCTTCCTCGATGCGTCCTTGGTGCAGGAACACGACGTGGTTCGATACGTTGCGCGCGAAGCCCATTTCGTGGGTCACGACGATCATCGTGCGGCCTTCCTCGGCGAGCTTCTGCATCACCTTCAGCACTTCGCCGACGAGCTCCGGATCGAGCGCCGAAGTCGGCTCGTCGAACAGCATCACGTCGGGGTTCATCGCGAGCGCGCGCGCAATCGCGACGCGCTGCTGCTGGCCGCCCGACAGATGCGACGGATATTGCTTCTCGACACGCGGCGCGAGCCCCACCTTCTCCAAATACTGACGCGCGCGTTCCTCGGCTTCGCGGCGCGCCAGGCCAAGCACGTGGACCGGCGCTTCGATCACGTTCTCGAGCACGTTCATGTGCGCCCACAGGTTGAAGTGCTGGAACACCATCGAGAGCTTCGTGCGCATGCGCTGCAACTGCTTCTGGTCGGCTACGCGCAGCGCGCCGGCCTTGTCTTTCTGTGTGCGGACTTCTTCGCCGTCCAGAAAAATGCGCCCCGCGTTCGGCTGCTCGAGAAAGTTGATG comes from Trinickia violacea and encodes:
- a CDS encoding ABC transporter ATP-binding protein, yielding MNSPMHKLFVDDLHKQFGNHEVLKGVSLKANAGDVISIIGSSGSGKSTFLRCINFLEQPNAGRIFLDGEEVRTQKDKAGALRVADQKQLQRMRTKLSMVFQHFNLWAHMNVLENVIEAPVHVLGLARREAEERARQYLEKVGLAPRVEKQYPSHLSGGQQQRVAIARALAMNPDVMLFDEPTSALDPELVGEVLKVMQKLAEEGRTMIVVTHEMGFARNVSNHVVFLHQGRIEEEGHPNDVFQNTKSERLRQFLSGSLK